In one window of Dehalococcoidia bacterium DNA:
- a CDS encoding CoA transferase, which produces MGMALEGIKVLDLTIWQQGPVATQMLADMGADVVKIEDREKGDPGRGLVWKSDHSTLNTYFECHNRNKSGITLDLKKKEGKKVLYRLVEKADVFVQNLRLGVAERLNIDYATFSAINPRLIYASANGFGKNGPDREKPSFDVIAQGRGGMLSVSGDPNEPPPLVQVNGVADWVGALTLSYGIMLALFERERSGIGQEVDVSLLGSQAAMGQLALQRCLFSGKAPGRVSRRKVRNALWNNYKAGDGKWIILAALQSQRFWPDFCRVLNIGQLEKDPRFDSIDGRGDNAEKLIAILDKVFATLPRDEWIHKLEEVDIPCGPVNDYADVVADPQMAANAYLVDFEHPVAGPIKMVGMPVGLSRTPGKLRMAAPEFGQHTETVLMEWAGFSWEEIEQLRTKEVI; this is translated from the coding sequence ATGGGTATGGCGCTTGAAGGCATAAAGGTGTTGGATCTTACCATTTGGCAACAAGGCCCGGTGGCAACACAGATGCTGGCAGACATGGGGGCGGATGTAGTCAAGATTGAAGACCGGGAGAAGGGCGATCCGGGTAGAGGTCTAGTATGGAAGAGCGATCATAGCACTCTGAACACCTATTTTGAGTGTCACAACCGTAACAAGTCAGGCATTACTCTGGACCTTAAGAAAAAAGAGGGGAAGAAGGTTTTGTATCGGCTGGTGGAGAAGGCTGATGTTTTCGTGCAAAATCTCCGCTTAGGGGTTGCAGAGCGATTGAACATCGATTACGCTACGTTCTCTGCGATTAATCCCCGGTTGATCTATGCCTCTGCCAACGGATTCGGTAAAAATGGCCCTGATAGAGAAAAGCCGTCTTTTGACGTAATAGCCCAGGGTAGGGGAGGCATGTTGAGTGTGAGCGGAGATCCCAATGAGCCTCCACCTTTGGTTCAGGTCAATGGCGTTGCCGACTGGGTTGGTGCATTAACGCTTTCTTATGGGATCATGTTAGCGCTTTTTGAACGCGAGCGATCCGGAATTGGCCAGGAGGTGGACGTTTCTCTTCTGGGAAGCCAAGCGGCTATGGGACAACTTGCTCTTCAGCGATGTCTTTTCTCTGGGAAGGCACCAGGCAGAGTGTCGCGGAGAAAAGTTCGTAATGCCCTGTGGAATAACTATAAGGCAGGAGACGGGAAGTGGATCATTCTTGCAGCACTCCAATCTCAGCGATTTTGGCCTGATTTTTGCAGGGTTTTGAATATCGGACAACTTGAAAAGGACCCTCGATTTGATTCGATCGATGGACGGGGTGATAATGCTGAGAAACTGATTGCGATCCTGGATAAAGTTTTCGCCACTCTGCCTAGGGATGAGTGGATTCACAAGCTGGAGGAGGTGGACATCCCCTGTGGTCCGGTAAATGATTATGCCGATGTAGTTGCAGATCCTCAGATGGCTGCCAACGCGTACCTTGTGGACTTTGAACATCCCGTTGCCGGGCCCATAAAGATGGTAGGAATGCCTGTTGGGCTCAGCAGAACGCCGGGAAAGCTGAGGATGGCTGCTCCCGAGTTCGGTCAGCACACGGAAACGGTATTGATGGAATGGGCGGGCTTCAGTTGGGAGGAAATCGAACAATTAAGAACCAAGGAGGTCATCTAA
- a CDS encoding glucose 1-dehydrogenase, whose amino-acid sequence MILSKFQLTDRVAIVTGAGKGIGKGIALGLAEAGANVVVVARTVEHIEATAAEVRALGRRTLAIPADVRNSEQVQNVVQKTIAEFGRIDILVNNVGGGGFPSSFMDISENRWDAVLRVNLKSCVICTQAVLKTMLGQRSGAIINIASGAGLVGTPRQAAYGAAKAAVVNLTDSLASELAPFNVRVNCIASGPIATEGLVETMSEAAKTELISHLAIKRLGTPQDIAAATVFLAADASEWVTGKTLQIDGGYRCPHMLV is encoded by the coding sequence GTGATACTGTCGAAGTTTCAGCTCACAGACAGGGTGGCAATCGTAACCGGAGCGGGGAAGGGTATTGGTAAAGGCATTGCTCTTGGCCTTGCGGAAGCTGGGGCAAATGTGGTTGTCGTCGCGCGGACAGTGGAACATATTGAAGCCACCGCTGCCGAAGTCCGTGCTCTTGGTCGGCGTACCCTGGCCATACCCGCAGACGTCCGCAATAGTGAACAGGTGCAAAATGTGGTGCAAAAGACGATCGCAGAGTTTGGGCGGATTGACATTCTGGTGAACAATGTTGGAGGAGGTGGCTTTCCATCTTCCTTCATGGATATCAGCGAGAATCGGTGGGACGCCGTGCTGCGCGTAAACCTGAAGTCTTGTGTCATATGTACACAAGCCGTATTGAAGACGATGTTGGGACAGAGGAGCGGGGCCATCATCAATATTGCATCCGGCGCGGGACTGGTGGGCACGCCGCGTCAAGCCGCTTATGGGGCGGCCAAAGCAGCTGTTGTCAATTTGACCGACTCGCTTGCATCGGAGCTTGCCCCTTTCAATGTCCGCGTCAATTGCATCGCCTCAGGCCCCATCGCCACGGAGGGATTAGTAGAGACTATGTCGGAGGCGGCAAAGACTGAATTGATATCCCACCTGGCGATCAAGCGTTTGGGTACGCCACAGGATATTGCTGCGGCGACAGTCTTTTTAGCAGCTGATGCGTCAGAATGGGTTACGGGAAAGACTCTCCAGATCGATGGGGGATACCGCTGTCCGCACATGCTGGTCTGA
- a CDS encoding acyl-CoA dehydrogenase family protein, whose product MDFRLTIEEKLIQKAAREFAKTEIEPIADKIEREKKVPREIVYKMGKAGLLGMPLPRKYGGGDSGYLNWVLALEQMHYPVSASSSFMNMCGMVGLGIVKFGTEEQKERFLRPMCTGETVGSWAFTEPSTGSDPKSLVTRAERDGDFWVINGIKRFNTKGDLDGPAVVFANIDGVKTTAFIVDKNQEGYINSKPYELMGNLGTETMDTRFINVRVHRSRLLGEVGKGFNILLAAAAVGRLGLSIKSVAMAQAALDEGVKYAKQRTRRGVPIGFMQAIQWLLAEAAVRVEGSRWMTYRTASLKDQGSDILKESSMIKLFTTRMAKEAVDMSMQIHGSYGFIRDFKIERIYRAVKENELIEGSSEVQRSIIAGHLMN is encoded by the coding sequence ATGGATTTTCGTCTGACCATTGAAGAGAAGCTCATCCAGAAGGCAGCCCGTGAGTTCGCCAAGACTGAGATTGAGCCCATTGCGGACAAGATTGAGCGGGAGAAGAAAGTCCCGCGTGAGATCGTCTACAAGATGGGGAAGGCCGGTCTTCTGGGAATGCCCTTGCCCAGAAAATACGGGGGCGGCGATTCGGGTTATCTCAATTGGGTGCTGGCTCTGGAACAAATGCACTATCCGGTGTCTGCAAGCAGCAGCTTCATGAACATGTGCGGCATGGTAGGTTTGGGTATCGTTAAGTTCGGGACGGAAGAGCAGAAAGAGCGGTTTTTGAGGCCGATGTGCACTGGCGAGACGGTGGGAAGCTGGGCCTTTACGGAGCCGTCTACGGGTTCTGATCCCAAGTCGCTGGTCACCAGGGCCGAACGCGATGGCGACTTCTGGGTGATCAACGGCATCAAGCGTTTCAATACCAAAGGGGATCTCGATGGCCCGGCAGTGGTCTTCGCCAATATCGACGGGGTAAAGACAACCGCTTTCATTGTCGATAAGAACCAGGAAGGATACATAAACTCCAAACCTTACGAGCTGATGGGAAACCTGGGGACTGAGACGATGGACACCCGATTTATTAACGTGCGGGTACATAGGAGCCGGCTTCTGGGTGAGGTAGGGAAGGGATTCAATATCCTGCTGGCGGCGGCGGCAGTGGGCAGGTTGGGGCTATCGATCAAATCGGTGGCTATGGCTCAGGCTGCGCTGGATGAAGGAGTCAAGTATGCCAAACAGAGGACCCGGAGAGGCGTGCCCATCGGTTTCATGCAGGCCATCCAGTGGCTGTTGGCCGAGGCCGCAGTCCGGGTGGAAGGCTCACGGTGGATGACCTATAGAACCGCATCTCTAAAGGACCAGGGGTCTGATATCCTCAAAGAGTCTTCCATGATCAAGTTGTTCACCACCCGAATGGCCAAAGAGGCAGTGGATATGAGCATGCAGATTCACGGCTCGTATGGCTTTATCAGGGATTTCAAGATCGAACGAATTTATCGGGCGGTCAAGGAGAATGAGCTGATTGAGGGATCAAGCGAGGTTCAGAGGTCCATCATCGCCGGACATCTGATGAATTAG
- a CDS encoding electron transfer flavoprotein subunit beta/FixA family protein — MKIIVCIKQVPSAAKVPIDTRTGALVREGCPSDINSDDKHALEEALLLKAKHGGRVTAVTMGPPQSEESLRESLAMGVDAAILLSDPSFAGADTSATSYVLASAVRKLGDFDLILCGKQTSDGDTAQVGPQLAEELQLPQITYVRKLQIEGGTLQAERSLSDGYEVAEAKLPLLVTVTKEINTPGKPTIVDILDACRQEDVTVWNADDLNLNKDKIGLGGSLTQMTRAFVPQPRKRSGKIYKGSVEDAVQNVLNDLEVKHLI, encoded by the coding sequence ATGAAAATTATTGTCTGCATAAAGCAAGTTCCCAGCGCGGCCAAGGTGCCCATCGATACTCGTACAGGTGCTCTGGTGAGGGAAGGGTGCCCTTCCGATATCAACTCGGACGATAAACACGCCCTGGAGGAGGCGCTGTTGCTCAAAGCCAAACACGGGGGGAGAGTGACGGCCGTCACCATGGGCCCGCCTCAGTCAGAGGAATCGCTCCGGGAATCCCTGGCCATGGGTGTGGATGCGGCGATACTGCTCAGCGATCCGTCCTTTGCCGGAGCGGACACATCGGCCACCTCGTATGTGCTGGCAAGCGCGGTCAGAAAGCTGGGAGACTTTGACCTGATTCTCTGCGGAAAGCAGACTTCGGATGGCGATACCGCCCAGGTCGGGCCGCAACTGGCCGAAGAGCTTCAGTTGCCCCAGATCACCTATGTGCGCAAGCTCCAAATCGAGGGGGGAACTCTCCAAGCGGAGCGATCACTTTCGGACGGCTATGAGGTGGCGGAGGCGAAGTTGCCCCTTCTGGTAACCGTCACCAAGGAGATCAACACCCCTGGAAAACCGACCATTGTCGACATCCTGGACGCATGCAGACAAGAGGACGTCACGGTTTGGAATGCCGATGACCTCAATCTGAATAAGGACAAGATCGGTCTCGGTGGTTCACTCACACAAATGACCCGGGCATTCGTCCCTCAGCCGCGGAAACGGTCGGGGAAGATTTACAAAGGCTCGGTGGAGGATGCGGTTCAAAATGTCCTGAATGATCTGGAAGTCAAGCATTTGATCTGA
- a CDS encoding electron transfer flavoprotein subunit alpha/FixB family protein, with the protein MSFNEYHSVWVFAEQTNGRLSAVSLELLGKGRDLAGSLNTQLSAVLLGWQMENLAQDLIHYGADKVYLADDPQLSHYMTGSYTTVITKQILESKPEILLFGATDIGRDLAPRVAKRSGVGLTADCTDLAIEKESGLLLSTKPGYGASMMYIFVCAQARPQMATVRPGVMRALEKDAKRTGQIIHVPVRLEASDMPVKIVKRVKEIKKGAKLEEARIIVGAGMGVGSAEKFAVIHQLAEVLGAEIGTTKYPLDEGWITGDRMIGQTGKTVKPQLYVACGISGAIQHISGVWDSDTIVAINTDPRADIFGIADYGIVGDLHEVIPALIEELSKRHT; encoded by the coding sequence ATGAGCTTTAACGAATATCATAGCGTATGGGTCTTTGCCGAGCAGACGAACGGTCGGTTGAGCGCTGTATCCCTGGAGTTGCTGGGAAAAGGGCGCGACCTAGCTGGCAGTCTAAACACACAACTCTCCGCAGTTCTGCTGGGCTGGCAGATGGAGAATCTGGCTCAAGACCTGATCCACTACGGCGCTGACAAAGTGTATCTTGCCGATGATCCTCAACTGAGCCACTACATGACAGGTTCCTACACAACTGTCATAACCAAGCAGATTCTGGAGTCCAAACCGGAGATACTGCTCTTCGGGGCCACCGATATCGGCAGGGACCTGGCCCCCAGGGTAGCTAAGAGGTCGGGGGTTGGCCTCACCGCAGACTGCACCGATCTGGCTATCGAAAAGGAGAGCGGCCTCCTGTTAAGCACCAAGCCCGGCTACGGAGCGAGCATGATGTACATCTTCGTCTGCGCCCAGGCTAGACCGCAGATGGCCACCGTTAGGCCGGGCGTGATGCGGGCGCTGGAAAAAGATGCCAAACGCACAGGGCAGATCATCCATGTTCCCGTACGGCTGGAAGCCTCCGATATGCCGGTCAAGATCGTGAAGAGGGTTAAGGAGATCAAGAAAGGCGCTAAACTTGAGGAAGCCCGGATCATCGTCGGGGCGGGCATGGGCGTGGGTTCGGCCGAGAAATTTGCCGTGATCCATCAGCTCGCCGAAGTGTTGGGGGCTGAGATAGGAACCACCAAGTATCCCTTAGACGAAGGCTGGATCACGGGTGATCGCATGATCGGCCAAACCGGCAAGACGGTCAAACCGCAACTCTATGTCGCCTGCGGCATATCGGGAGCCATCCAGCACATCTCGGGTGTGTGGGACTCCGATACCATCGTGGCCATAAATACAGATCCCCGGGCAGATATCTTCGGCATTGCGGATTACGGCATCGTGGGCGACCTCCATGAGGTCATTCCCGCTCTGATTGAGGAGCTAAGTAAACGGCATACATAA
- a CDS encoding thiamine pyrophosphate-binding protein, whose product MTDKPASIAHVVGGILKEEGVEHAFGVYGNGVIFLYTGASDNGVKLVNMRHEQAAAFAADAYARAKRRPSVCMLMGGPGYTYASSGIAQAYYAKSPVVALVSQHPTFDDVKGASAKSYAADALRGIAKLTTRVVDRRLVAHHVKRAFIEASAYPPGPAVVEIPENFLASQRDVGEQRGYQKSYLHEPPMPGGADSKAVEQAVRILLEAERPVIAGGDEIYWAGAWTELNEFVELVQCPVMTRRVARGAVPENHPLAFGGRARGDVLAKADVAMIIGLSLGYLENYGEWARHTRLIQVCHSEQEIHCGSPTEMVLLGDAKAILKQMIDYARTASVEPTRRQAWLDAVAGIKRAQSQKLNKAAERACVASPIHPAFLAKEIVEFLDDSATIVFDALVGSSSLTERIESKFAGQILDTGEWITIGHGVGMGIGAQLARPGKQVFVMMGDGGIGAGGFDIETAIRCRLPVVYLINNNSSWLSSMTDNFCRELRLADGRIGNVSDLTPGVRYDKVFEPFGCHVEHVEHPQDIRPALERSFNSGKTSVIDVVVDRHVIHPMFLRGGQLFRAIGPDRMSEFGRRAAFSELFPKKGKEEGTMD is encoded by the coding sequence ATGACAGACAAACCTGCAAGCATAGCGCATGTGGTCGGCGGCATACTAAAGGAAGAGGGAGTGGAGCATGCCTTCGGTGTGTATGGAAATGGTGTCATCTTTCTATACACAGGAGCGTCTGATAACGGTGTAAAACTTGTCAACATGCGTCACGAACAGGCCGCTGCGTTTGCTGCGGACGCTTATGCCCGGGCCAAGCGTCGTCCGAGTGTGTGTATGCTCATGGGAGGTCCAGGCTATACTTATGCGTCCAGCGGCATAGCACAAGCCTACTATGCCAAGAGCCCTGTGGTTGCACTGGTGTCCCAACATCCTACCTTTGATGATGTAAAAGGGGCTTCGGCTAAATCCTATGCTGCTGATGCGTTGAGAGGTATTGCGAAACTGACCACCAGGGTGGTTGACAGACGCCTCGTTGCCCATCATGTGAAGCGAGCGTTCATAGAAGCATCTGCGTATCCGCCTGGACCAGCAGTGGTGGAAATTCCGGAGAACTTCCTGGCCAGCCAGCGTGACGTAGGTGAACAGCGAGGATACCAGAAGTCGTATCTCCACGAGCCTCCCATGCCGGGTGGGGCTGATAGCAAGGCGGTGGAGCAAGCGGTGAGGATTCTCCTTGAGGCCGAAAGGCCAGTGATTGCAGGGGGTGATGAGATATACTGGGCAGGAGCCTGGACGGAACTCAACGAATTCGTGGAACTGGTCCAATGCCCGGTCATGACAAGACGGGTGGCACGTGGTGCCGTTCCCGAAAACCACCCCCTGGCATTTGGAGGCCGGGCCAGAGGAGATGTGCTGGCAAAGGCTGATGTGGCCATGATAATCGGATTATCGCTTGGATATCTGGAGAATTATGGTGAGTGGGCTCGGCACACTAGACTCATCCAGGTATGTCACAGCGAGCAGGAAATCCATTGCGGTTCGCCGACGGAAATGGTTCTTCTTGGTGATGCCAAAGCCATCTTAAAGCAAATGATCGATTACGCTCGAACCGCATCGGTCGAGCCTACAAGAAGACAAGCCTGGCTCGATGCTGTGGCCGGTATCAAGAGAGCCCAGTCCCAGAAGCTGAACAAGGCAGCAGAGAGAGCGTGTGTAGCTAGCCCTATTCACCCCGCTTTTCTGGCCAAGGAGATTGTGGAGTTTTTGGACGATAGCGCCACAATCGTCTTTGATGCTCTGGTGGGAAGCTCATCCCTGACGGAAAGGATCGAATCAAAGTTTGCCGGGCAGATACTGGATACGGGAGAGTGGATCACCATAGGGCATGGAGTGGGCATGGGAATCGGAGCTCAACTGGCCCGGCCAGGCAAGCAGGTCTTTGTGATGATGGGTGATGGGGGGATTGGCGCCGGTGGATTTGATATCGAAACAGCCATTAGATGCCGCCTGCCCGTGGTATATCTGATCAATAACAACAGTTCCTGGCTGAGCAGCATGACCGACAATTTCTGCCGCGAGTTGCGCCTTGCCGATGGCCGGATAGGGAATGTTTCCGATCTGACGCCCGGTGTCCGTTATGACAAGGTTTTTGAACCTTTTGGCTGTCATGTGGAGCATGTGGAACATCCTCAGGATATTCGGCCTGCTCTTGAGCGCAGCTTCAACTCAGGGAAAACCAGCGTGATCGATGTGGTGGTTGATCGTCACGTTATTCATCCCATGTTTCTGCGTGGTGGCCAGTTGTTCCGGGCTATAGGGCCTGATAGAATGTCGGAATTCGGACGGCGCGCCGCCTTCTCTGAGCTATTCCCCAAGAAGGGTAAAGAGGAAGGCACGATGGATTAG
- a CDS encoding NAD(P)/FAD-dependent oxidoreductase: MAALKKMFSPIKIGRVELNNRIVLAPMHMWWAAKEGTYSQKMIDYYEARAKGGVGLITLGDTSVAYPSPYFPYGIGVWDDRQIPSLKELAKSVHAHGGRVIPQLVHRGPDAFCSLQGIEPIGPSPTLSKLTGHRVKELSLEEIERVIDQFGEAARRVRDAGCDGVAVHAAHSYHLLGCFLSALRNKRADAYGGSIEGRLKLLLEVLQSIRARAGNDFPIVLRISGDDLVPSGRPIEETQYIVPILVEAGVAAFHVSAGVYPELLWRVIPPNGSPRGLNASLSVAVKKVTKLPVMVVGRITDPRLAEHILNENQADMVVMGRALLADPELPRKAAEGRFEDIIPCVGCCRCTAGGVGKETTCMVNPSVGREKEMTLIPTKKPRKVLVAGGGLAGLEAARIAALRGHQVSLCEKGGKLGGQFNLASIPPYKQDLSLAIQYLSRQIEKAGVITKLNTEVTPNLIGEIKPDVVVIATGGSPCIPDLPGIDGKNVVTAHDVLGGAVAMRFKNVLVIGGGAVGCEVAEFVAEQSEMTIGGAVVSIVEMLPAIATDMPGGPRAWLLHRLREKGVRMTTSATVKEVLDDGVAIAQNGTESTIRGIDLIVLALGVKPIDELTSVLKDKVAEFHVIGDAKNPRTALEAIAEGAQVGRDV, translated from the coding sequence ATGGCAGCACTAAAAAAGATGTTCAGCCCGATCAAGATCGGGAGAGTGGAGCTAAACAATCGTATTGTCCTCGCTCCAATGCACATGTGGTGGGCTGCCAAAGAAGGCACTTACTCTCAGAAGATGATCGATTACTATGAGGCACGGGCCAAAGGCGGAGTCGGGCTGATTACTCTGGGAGACACATCGGTGGCCTACCCGTCGCCGTACTTTCCATATGGCATCGGTGTCTGGGATGACAGGCAGATCCCGAGTCTTAAAGAATTGGCTAAATCGGTCCATGCTCATGGAGGCAGGGTAATACCGCAGCTTGTGCACCGGGGACCGGATGCCTTTTGCTCGCTTCAGGGGATCGAACCGATTGGGCCCTCCCCTACATTGAGTAAACTGACGGGACATCGGGTCAAAGAACTTTCTCTGGAAGAGATCGAAAGGGTGATAGACCAGTTTGGCGAGGCGGCCAGGCGGGTGAGAGATGCAGGTTGCGATGGAGTAGCAGTACACGCTGCCCATAGCTATCACCTGCTGGGGTGTTTCCTGTCGGCCCTGCGAAACAAACGGGCCGACGCCTATGGCGGCTCGATTGAAGGGAGACTGAAGCTGCTGCTGGAGGTTCTTCAGAGTATCCGGGCCAGAGCAGGCAATGACTTTCCCATCGTCCTGCGAATTTCTGGCGACGATCTGGTGCCGAGTGGGCGGCCTATCGAGGAAACACAATACATCGTCCCGATACTTGTCGAAGCAGGGGTGGCTGCTTTTCACGTCTCGGCCGGAGTCTATCCTGAACTGTTATGGCGAGTGATACCTCCCAACGGCTCGCCTCGAGGTTTAAACGCATCCTTATCAGTAGCCGTGAAGAAAGTGACAAAGCTACCTGTAATGGTGGTGGGGAGAATCACTGATCCCCGACTGGCAGAACACATCCTGAATGAAAACCAGGCAGATATGGTGGTTATGGGAAGGGCTCTTCTGGCTGACCCTGAGTTACCCAGAAAGGCAGCGGAGGGAAGATTCGAGGACATTATCCCATGTGTTGGGTGCTGCCGGTGTACTGCCGGCGGTGTCGGTAAAGAGACGACCTGCATGGTCAATCCATCCGTGGGTAGGGAGAAAGAGATGACCCTTATCCCAACAAAGAAGCCCAGAAAGGTGCTGGTAGCTGGCGGAGGCCTCGCCGGATTGGAGGCAGCCCGGATAGCGGCTCTGAGAGGGCATCAGGTCAGCTTGTGCGAGAAAGGGGGGAAACTGGGAGGACAATTCAATCTGGCATCTATTCCCCCTTACAAACAGGACCTGTCGCTGGCAATACAATATCTCTCCCGGCAGATCGAAAAAGCTGGTGTCATTACCAAGCTGAATACGGAGGTTACACCGAATCTGATTGGGGAGATCAAGCCGGATGTTGTAGTGATAGCCACAGGAGGGAGTCCCTGCATCCCTGATCTTCCCGGAATCGATGGAAAGAACGTGGTTACTGCCCATGATGTGCTGGGTGGCGCAGTCGCCATGAGGTTTAAGAATGTTCTGGTCATCGGGGGAGGTGCGGTGGGTTGTGAGGTAGCTGAATTCGTGGCCGAACAAAGTGAGATGACCATAGGTGGTGCGGTGGTGAGCATTGTGGAGATGTTACCCGCTATCGCTACTGATATGCCCGGCGGGCCACGAGCCTGGCTCCTGCACAGACTGCGCGAAAAGGGAGTGAGGATGACTACCTCTGCTACAGTCAAAGAGGTTCTGGACGACGGGGTGGCGATCGCTCAGAACGGCACGGAATCAACTATCCGTGGAATCGACTTGATCGTCCTAGCTCTGGGGGTGAAGCCGATCGATGAACTGACTTCGGTGCTCAAGGACAAAGTGGCTGAATTCCATGTGATAGGAGACGCCAAAAATCCTCGCACAGCCCTAGAGGCTATCGCCGAGGGGGCACAGGTCGGAAGAGACGTCTGA
- a CDS encoding thiamine pyrophosphate-binding protein, producing MDDTKRTTDTPKPPARPYPMHGGRIVGRILKEHGIKYVFGIHGGHVWPFETGFHEFGIERLHLRHEQAGPYAAEAYARCTRTPGICYGTAGPGFTNMISGISQAWYNRAPMVAFTGQHTRGQYFGRAFQEAYPQELTRGITRWSLEMYEWANIPLYLRKALYDCMVYPPRPIVLSMDMNSLLTSGDESKLVGDVPLEQQAPPAPTCGDPKAIEKAVRMLLEAERPIIAAGEGIHWADAAAELQELVELLNIPVHTRRISRGAVAEDHPLAVRAGYRGRFWKDADVIAIIGLHLGGLEGHGLPPIWPAKAKRIIIHESAEDAWQPLPIALRIIGNAKSVLRQMIDCARSLTKTAPKRTAWLEHLDRCRDEHTQWQAEALAEYADAKPIHTVRLADEIANFLDPDATIVYDAYVGSAFLTDRLRARYSGQVLDCGVWGGVGHGIGMGIGAQLARPGKQVCVMMGDGGLGIGGMDIETASRYKLPIVYVVSNNSTWLAGSYDAYYKGQVYPWDMLPDIKYDEMFERVGCYGETVADPADIRPALDRAFNSGKTSVINVLTDPKVWNPTLQTFNMTVLAKLSCDTSKIPEDFQDLVMKTGTPEVLAELRRKGYPILKPSKASSRQVQASAKFDAKA from the coding sequence ATGGACGACACAAAGAGAACCACTGATACTCCCAAGCCGCCGGCGCGTCCTTATCCCATGCATGGCGGACGAATAGTCGGTCGAATTCTAAAGGAACACGGAATCAAGTACGTCTTTGGAATTCATGGCGGCCATGTCTGGCCCTTCGAAACCGGATTTCATGAATTCGGCATCGAGCGCCTTCACCTGCGCCACGAGCAAGCCGGACCTTATGCGGCCGAGGCGTATGCGCGATGCACGCGCACACCGGGCATCTGCTACGGAACGGCGGGCCCCGGATTTACCAACATGATCTCTGGAATATCGCAAGCATGGTACAACCGTGCTCCGATGGTCGCCTTCACAGGACAGCACACCAGAGGTCAATATTTCGGCCGCGCATTTCAGGAAGCCTATCCCCAGGAGTTGACCCGGGGCATCACCCGATGGAGCCTGGAGATGTACGAGTGGGCGAATATCCCCCTTTACCTGCGCAAGGCGCTCTATGATTGCATGGTCTATCCTCCGCGCCCGATCGTGCTCTCTATGGATATGAATTCACTCTTGACCAGTGGGGACGAAAGCAAACTCGTGGGAGATGTTCCCTTGGAGCAACAAGCACCACCTGCCCCTACTTGCGGAGATCCCAAGGCGATCGAGAAGGCTGTCCGCATGTTACTTGAGGCAGAGAGGCCGATCATAGCGGCTGGAGAAGGCATACACTGGGCTGATGCGGCGGCCGAGCTTCAGGAACTCGTGGAGTTGCTGAACATTCCAGTGCACACCCGCCGAATCTCCCGAGGCGCCGTAGCCGAGGACCATCCGCTGGCCGTGAGAGCTGGCTATCGCGGCAGATTCTGGAAGGATGCCGATGTCATAGCCATTATCGGACTGCATTTGGGTGGCCTTGAGGGGCATGGTTTGCCGCCGATATGGCCCGCCAAGGCAAAACGGATTATCATCCACGAATCGGCGGAGGATGCTTGGCAGCCTCTCCCCATAGCCCTCAGAATAATCGGCAATGCCAAATCGGTCCTTCGACAGATGATCGATTGCGCCAGAAGTCTGACAAAGACAGCTCCGAAACGGACCGCTTGGCTGGAACATCTTGATCGATGCCGCGACGAGCACACCCAATGGCAGGCTGAGGCCCTCGCCGAGTATGCCGACGCCAAGCCTATACACACAGTGCGGTTGGCCGACGAGATTGCCAATTTCCTGGATCCCGATGCCACCATTGTCTATGATGCCTATGTCGGTTCGGCCTTTCTCACCGACCGTTTGAGAGCCAGGTATTCCGGGCAGGTTCTGGATTGTGGGGTATGGGGTGGAGTGGGGCATGGTATCGGCATGGGCATCGGGGCGCAACTTGCGCGGCCGGGAAAACAGGTCTGTGTGATGATGGGTGATGGGGGATTGGGTATCGGCGGCATGGACATCGAAACCGCCTCACGATACAAGCTTCCCATAGTGTATGTAGTCAGCAATAACAGCACATGGCTGGCAGGCTCTTACGACGCGTATTATAAAGGGCAGGTCTATCCGTGGGATATGCTCCCCGATATCAAGTACGATGAGATGTTCGAGCGGGTAGGCTGCTACGGCGAGACGGTGGCTGACCCGGCGGATATCCGTCCGGCCTTGGATCGGGCCTTCAATTCGGGCAAGACCTCGGTGATTAACGTATTGACGGATCCCAAGGTCTGGAATCCAACGCTGCAAACATTCAATATGACGGTCCTTGCCAAGCTCTCCTGCGATACTAGCAAGATACCCGAAGACTTCCAAGATCTTGTCATGAAGACAGGAACTCCCGAAGTGCTGGCTGAACTTCGCCGGAAGGGATATCCGATCCTGAAACCTTCCAAGGCATCCTCAAGACAGGTGCAAGCCAGCGCTAAGTTCGACGCGAAAGCATAG